Proteins encoded in a region of the Gammaproteobacteria bacterium genome:
- a CDS encoding DUF2249 domain-containing protein: MSESHLRILSEQTYPFDARGVAKRFRHAAIFGALDSLHPGETMRFTNDHDPIPLLQQLQQRYGTAISINYITREPGTIVIDFARQ; the protein is encoded by the coding sequence ATGTCCGAATCGCACCTGCGTATCCTTTCTGAGCAGACCTATCCCTTCGACGCCCGCGGTGTCGCCAAACGCTTTCGGCATGCGGCGATCTTTGGTGCGCTCGATTCCCTGCATCCTGGCGAGACCATGCGCTTCACCAACGACCACGATCCGATCCCCTTGCTGCAGCAGCTGCAGCAGCGCTATGGCACCGCCATCAGCATCAACTACATTACGCGCGAACCGGGAACGATCGTCATCGACTTTGCCCGTCAGTAG
- a CDS encoding MgtC/SapB family protein, whose protein sequence is MLEIDVLVVRNFLIALLIGALVGIEREKFKTLEHPQSFGGLRTFILFAEVGAVSAWLSQHLDTPWLFIIAVLVMAIVIVSGYLLENRIQPDSGLTTGIAAITVCLLGGAVMYGYAEMAVALGIITTAVLTFKQPLHGVVGKIGTDDLYAGLKLLIATFIVLPLLPTQPIDPWQVLSPYMLWLLVILISGLSLVGYVAVRWLGPARGTVVTGITGGLVSSTAISLTFARQSRLDPDPLASDTLAAGILLAWMVMFVRVLVTVAIVYAPLVRDVLVPFAAMGVVAAVLAGIFYWLGAQRRWPVGQSEQVKVKNPFSLMAASRFGLLFALVLAIVKLTERYAPVESLYLVAAVAGLPGVNAITLSMTEYARQGGDLAVAATAIAIAAFCNLLLKWGMVAVLGSRPLRLRLAAATATILAVGLAVVWWV, encoded by the coding sequence ATGCTCGAGATCGATGTCCTTGTGGTACGGAACTTCCTGATCGCGTTGCTGATCGGTGCACTGGTCGGTATCGAGCGCGAGAAATTCAAGACGCTGGAGCATCCGCAGAGTTTTGGCGGCCTGCGCACCTTCATTCTGTTCGCCGAGGTCGGTGCGGTCAGTGCCTGGCTGTCGCAGCACCTCGATACCCCGTGGTTGTTCATCATTGCCGTGCTGGTGATGGCGATCGTGATCGTCAGCGGCTACCTGCTGGAGAACCGCATCCAGCCGGACTCCGGGCTGACCACCGGGATCGCAGCGATCACCGTCTGTCTGCTCGGTGGCGCGGTGATGTACGGCTACGCGGAAATGGCGGTGGCGCTCGGTATCATCACCACCGCGGTGCTGACCTTCAAACAACCCCTGCACGGAGTGGTGGGCAAGATCGGCACCGACGATCTGTACGCCGGCCTCAAGCTGCTCATCGCCACCTTCATCGTCCTGCCCCTGCTGCCGACGCAGCCGATCGATCCTTGGCAAGTGCTCAGCCCCTACATGTTGTGGCTGCTGGTGATCCTGATCTCAGGCCTGTCGCTGGTCGGTTATGTGGCGGTGCGCTGGCTGGGTCCGGCGCGCGGCACCGTCGTCACCGGCATCACCGGCGGACTGGTGTCGTCGACTGCGATCAGCCTGACCTTCGCGCGCCAGAGCCGGCTCGATCCGGACCCGCTGGCCAGCGACACCCTCGCGGCCGGTATCCTGCTGGCGTGGATGGTGATGTTCGTGCGCGTGCTGGTCACGGTCGCCATCGTCTATGCACCCTTGGTGAGAGACGTGCTGGTGCCGTTCGCCGCCATGGGCGTGGTGGCCGCCGTGTTGGCCGGCATCTTCTACTGGCTGGGTGCGCAGCGTCGCTGGCCGGTGGGGCAGAGCGAGCAGGTGAAGGTGAAGAACCCGTTCAGCCTCATGGCGGCGTCGCGCTTCGGCCTGCTGTTCGCGCTGGTGCTCGCCATCGTCAAGCTCACCGAGCGCTACGCACCGGTCGAGAGCCTGTATCTGGTGGCGGCCGTCGCCGGTCTCCCCGGCGTCAATGCGATCACCTTGTCGATGACCGAGTACGCGCGCCAGGGCGGTGACCTCGCCGTGGCGGCGACCGCCATCGCCATTGCCGCGTTCTGCAATCTGCTCCTCAAATGGGGCATGGTGGCGGTGCTCGGCAGCCGGCCACTGCGGCTGCGACTGGCCGCGGCGACGGCGACGATCCTGGCCGTGGGTCTGGCCGTGGTGTGGTGGGTGTGA
- a CDS encoding type 1 glutamine amidotransferase domain-containing protein — MVVTSHDRIDADHPTGLWFEEFALPFTKFRAAGYTVSVASPRGGDTPIDARSLEDYDATGAENEAARAALRDTRRLDADVSARDFAAIFFPGGHGTMFDLPDNPHVQRLVREFAEGGKVIASICHGPACLVGVMLRDGTAFVQGRRVTAFTDSEERAVQLDQAMPFLLESRLRAQGADFVPAADWTDNIVIDGRLVTGQNPQSSGSAADAVIELLAQP, encoded by the coding sequence ATGGTCGTCACCAGTCACGACCGCATCGATGCCGACCACCCGACCGGTCTGTGGTTCGAGGAGTTCGCGCTGCCCTTCACCAAGTTCCGCGCCGCCGGGTATACCGTCTCCGTCGCCAGCCCGCGTGGCGGGGATACGCCCATCGACGCGCGCAGCCTGGAAGACTACGACGCGACCGGCGCGGAGAACGAGGCCGCCCGGGCGGCACTGCGCGATACGCGCCGGCTGGATGCCGATGTCAGCGCGCGGGACTTCGCCGCGATCTTCTTCCCCGGCGGCCACGGCACCATGTTCGATCTCCCCGACAACCCGCACGTGCAGCGCCTGGTGCGCGAGTTCGCCGAGGGCGGCAAGGTGATCGCCTCGATCTGTCACGGCCCGGCCTGCCTGGTGGGGGTGATGCTGCGCGACGGCACGGCCTTCGTGCAGGGTCGCAGGGTCACGGCCTTCACCGACAGCGAGGAGCGCGCCGTGCAGTTGGATCAGGCCATGCCCTTCCTGCTGGAGAGCCGCCTGCGCGCGCAGGGTGCCGACTTCGTCCCGGCCGCCGATTGGACCGACAACATCGTGATTGACGGCCGGCTGGTCACGGGCCAGAACCCGCAATCCAGTGGCTCGGCCGCCGATGCCGTCATCGAACTCCTCGCTCAGCCGTAA